CTGCGCAGTGCGCAGGGCGCCCATTTTGCGCTGGAGATTCACGAGCACCAGCACTTTCCCGACATCAGGGCCCGGCTGGATATGCCGGTTCTGGCGTCTTCGCTTGGGCCCGGCGCGCGCAGCCTGTATAGCGGCGTTTTGCCAGCGGATTGCCTGTGGGTCGTTGGCAATGAAGGGCAGGGCGTCCATCCGGATATTCTGGCCGATGCCGATCAGTGCATTTTTATCCCGCAGAGTAACGCCGTGGAATCGCTCAACGCCGCGGTTGCGGCAGCCATCCTGTTATTCGAGCAACGACGCAGCATATGCAGGCCTGATCAATCCCTTGCCGGCGGGTGCCCATTGTCAGACATCAATAGGTTGCCGATGAGTTGGATTTGAGCCCCAGGATCTGGATAACCGTGGTTGAAATTTCCTCAATGGATTTGGTCGTTGTCGATAGCCATTCGATGCCTTCGCGCCTCATCAGGCGTTCGGCTTCGGCGACCTCATACAAACACTGTTTGATCGACGCATATTGGCTGTCTGGACGGCGCTCGTGCCGGACCTCGGAAAGGCGATCGGGCTGAATCGACAGCCCGAACAGCTTGTTGCGATACGGTTGCAGCGTTTTGGGCAGCGCGCCGCGTTCAAAATCCTCCGGAATCAAGGGGAAATTGGCTGCCTTGATGGCGTATTGCATGGCAAGGTAGAGGCTGGTGGGGGTCTTGCCACAACGTGACACACCCACCAAAATGACGTCTGCTTCCTTCAAGCCGTGTATAAACTGACCGTCGTCATGCGCCAGCGTAAAGTTAATGGCCTCGATACGGTTGCGATATTGTTTGGAGCTGGCGCTCAAGTGCGACAAACCAATGGTCGGGCGCGATTTGGTTTCCAGCGCGGTTTCAAGCTGACTGACGCAGGCGCCAAAGATATCCAGAAAGATGCAATTCGATTGCTGCACCACAGCCAGAATTTCGGGTTTGACCAATGTGCTGAACAGTAGCGGTGGCGTATTTTCAGCCAGGGCAGCAGCATTGATTTTTTCGGCAACCTTGGCGGCTTTTTCCTCGGAGGTGATAAAAGGCTCGCGTAACAGCGTGAAATCGAAATCAGCGCTAAATTGCGATAAAACGGAGTGACTGAAGGTCTCTGCCGTAATGCCCGTGCCGTCTGATACGATGAAAACCGTCCGTTTTTTTTGTGATTCTGACATGTTCCAATTTGATCCTGTGAGTGTAGAAAAAGACGGTACA
Above is a window of Advenella kashmirensis WT001 DNA encoding:
- the ppsR gene encoding posphoenolpyruvate synthetase regulatory kinase/phosphorylase PpsR, translating into MSESQKKRTVFIVSDGTGITAETFSHSVLSQFSADFDFTLLREPFITSEEKAAKVAEKINAAALAENTPPLLFSTLVKPEILAVVQQSNCIFLDIFGACVSQLETALETKSRPTIGLSHLSASSKQYRNRIEAINFTLAHDDGQFIHGLKEADVILVGVSRCGKTPTSLYLAMQYAIKAANFPLIPEDFERGALPKTLQPYRNKLFGLSIQPDRLSEVRHERRPDSQYASIKQCLYEVAEAERLMRREGIEWLSTTTKSIEEISTTVIQILGLKSNSSATY